A single Paenibacillus sp. FSL R5-0517 DNA region contains:
- a CDS encoding PRC-barrel domain-containing protein: MKLQEMIGLAVFDVEDGKQVGKIQDFIVNDDWQIEGIELENKGLFTNHVKIVQWQDIVAYGEDAVMIRNQQAVRKTGADDIKYTYLLGRSKLKEMSVLTEEGLLLGRVSDVYFDQELGNTIIGIEITDGFVSDLIEGRKWLPCTSDMSIGESAIMVPSLSEQRLENAIHSVNG, translated from the coding sequence ATGAAGCTTCAGGAAATGATCGGACTTGCCGTTTTTGATGTGGAGGACGGGAAGCAGGTCGGTAAAATCCAGGATTTCATTGTGAATGATGATTGGCAGATTGAAGGCATTGAACTTGAGAACAAAGGCCTGTTTACCAATCATGTCAAAATCGTGCAGTGGCAAGATATCGTTGCCTACGGCGAAGATGCCGTCATGATCCGTAATCAACAGGCTGTCCGCAAGACGGGAGCCGACGACATAAAATACACGTACCTCCTCGGTCGGTCTAAATTGAAGGAGATGTCCGTGCTCACCGAAGAAGGTTTGCTGCTTGGGCGTGTCTCCGATGTTTATTTTGACCAAGAGTTGGGAAATACAATAATAGGGATTGAAATTACGGACGGTTTTGTGTCCGATCTGATCGAGGGCCGCAAATGGCTGCCATGTACAAGCGATATGTCTATCGGGGAAAGTGCCATTATGGTGCCGTCTCTGAGTGAACAGCGCTTGGAAAATGCCATTCATTCTGTTAATGGATAG
- a CDS encoding cysteine desulfurase family protein, translated as MKRIYLDHAASTPMHPQVAEAMMNVMTGQFGNASSIHAFGREAKRTVSGARDVIAASLDCFPDELVFTGGGTESDNLAIFGAVSARQDQGKHVITTAIEHHAVLHTCQELERQGYEVTYLSVDRHGRINLDELQEAIRPDTVLITMMFANNEVGTIQPIREVGELARKHNILFHTDAVQALGSQDISCKELPVDLISFSAHKINGPQGVGVLYVRRGIVLEARAHGGLQERQRRAGTENIAGITGFAEALKISSAQKETHRQHDLELRKLLLEQLEIHVGTEHFHVNGHAEHTLPNILNISFPEVSTETMLMNLDMEGIAVASGSACTSGSLEVSHVLKAMKLPETFLHSAIRFSWGLGNTTEEIMITAEKIGTILGRLRNRP; from the coding sequence ATGAAACGAATTTATTTGGATCACGCCGCATCGACACCTATGCATCCACAAGTCGCAGAAGCGATGATGAACGTCATGACAGGACAATTTGGCAATGCATCAAGTATCCATGCCTTTGGGCGTGAAGCCAAACGGACTGTCAGCGGAGCAAGGGATGTCATTGCGGCGTCTTTGGACTGTTTCCCGGACGAATTGGTATTTACCGGAGGTGGTACCGAGAGCGACAATCTGGCCATTTTCGGAGCAGTCTCAGCAAGGCAAGATCAGGGGAAACATGTCATTACGACCGCAATTGAGCACCATGCTGTTTTGCATACGTGTCAGGAATTGGAGCGGCAAGGTTATGAAGTAACCTATCTATCTGTGGATCGTCACGGTCGAATAAATCTGGATGAATTGCAAGAGGCCATCCGGCCGGATACGGTTCTGATTACCATGATGTTTGCCAACAATGAAGTGGGCACCATTCAGCCGATCCGTGAGGTCGGTGAGCTTGCACGTAAACACAATATTCTGTTCCATACTGATGCAGTTCAGGCTCTGGGCAGCCAGGATATTTCCTGTAAGGAACTTCCTGTGGACCTGATTAGCTTCTCAGCGCATAAAATCAATGGGCCTCAGGGTGTCGGTGTACTCTATGTACGGCGAGGAATCGTGTTGGAAGCAAGAGCCCACGGTGGGTTGCAAGAACGTCAGCGGCGCGCTGGTACGGAAAATATCGCAGGTATTACCGGATTTGCAGAGGCTCTCAAGATTTCATCAGCTCAAAAGGAGACGCATCGTCAGCATGATTTGGAATTGCGCAAACTTTTGTTGGAACAGCTTGAAATCCATGTGGGGACGGAGCACTTTCATGTGAATGGACACGCGGAGCATACGCTGCCGAACATCCTGAATATCAGCTTTCCGGAAGTGTCCACAGAGACGATGTTAATGAATTTGGATATGGAAGGGATTGCTGTTGCAAGCGGTTCTGCCTGCACTTCCGGTTCACTTGAAGTCTCTCATGTGCTCAAAGCGATGAAACTGCCTGAAACATTTTTACATTCTGCGATTCGTTTTAGCTGGGGATTGGGTAATACTACGGAAGAAATCATGATAACCGCCGAAAAAATTGGAACCATTCTTGGACGACTGCGTAATAGACCCTAA
- a CDS encoding Rrf2 family transcriptional regulator produces MKISTKGRYGLTIMMELAARTGEGPTSLKSIAERNQLSEHYLEQLIAPLRNAGLVKSIRGAYGGYILAGDPATVTAGDVIRVLEGPISPVDFTEEDDPAKRDLWLRIRDGIAEVLDSTTLKDLITFQDQEKKDSYMFYI; encoded by the coding sequence TTGAAAATATCGACAAAAGGCCGTTACGGCCTCACAATCATGATGGAGCTTGCTGCCAGAACAGGCGAAGGCCCTACATCACTTAAGAGCATTGCCGAGCGCAACCAGCTCTCGGAACATTACCTGGAGCAACTGATTGCTCCACTACGTAATGCAGGACTGGTGAAGAGCATTAGAGGTGCATACGGCGGTTATATCCTTGCAGGTGATCCTGCAACCGTAACTGCAGGCGATGTCATCCGTGTACTGGAAGGGCCAATCTCTCCAGTAGACTTCACAGAGGAAGATGATCCGGCGAAGCGTGATCTATGGTTGCGTATCCGTGACGGTATTGCGGAAGTGTTGGATTCCACAACACTGAAAGACCTAATTACATTCCAGGATCAAGAGAAAAAAGATAGCTACATGTTCTATATTTAG
- the mnmA gene encoding tRNA 2-thiouridine(34) synthase MnmA, which translates to MSKTIENTRVVVGMSGGVDSSVTALLLKEQGYDVIGIFMKNWDDTDEFGHCTAEEDSEDVRRVCEQIGIPYYTVNFEKEYFDKVFTYFLDEYKSGRTPNPDVMCNREIKFGEFLNKALDLGADYVATGHYARLIEEDGTFKLLRGVDNNKDQTYFLNALNQNQLSKAMFPIGHLPKPEVRKIAEAAGLYTAKKKDSTGVCFIGERNFKEFLSNYLPAKGGDMVDIVTGEVKGRHDGLMYYTLGQRQGLGIGGSGNGEPWFVADKNLEKNQLLVVQGDAHASLYSTGLTATGVNWIAGTEHMPNVPYRCTAKFRYRQPDQGVTLTWQEDGSVDVQFDQQQKAITPGQAVVFYDGEICLGGGTIDQVQKVPVPAMQ; encoded by the coding sequence ATGTCCAAAACAATTGAAAATACACGGGTCGTCGTTGGCATGTCCGGAGGTGTCGATTCTTCCGTTACCGCGTTGCTGCTGAAAGAACAAGGTTACGATGTCATCGGCATTTTCATGAAAAACTGGGATGACACCGACGAGTTCGGCCACTGTACCGCTGAAGAAGATTCAGAGGATGTACGCCGCGTATGCGAACAGATCGGCATTCCTTACTACACTGTCAACTTCGAGAAAGAATATTTTGATAAAGTATTTACCTATTTCCTTGATGAATATAAGTCGGGTCGCACGCCAAATCCGGATGTCATGTGTAATCGTGAGATCAAATTTGGTGAATTCCTTAACAAAGCTCTGGATCTCGGCGCAGATTATGTAGCTACAGGACACTATGCTCGTCTGATTGAAGAAGATGGCACATTCAAACTACTGCGCGGTGTGGACAACAATAAGGACCAGACGTATTTCCTTAACGCACTCAATCAGAACCAGTTGTCCAAAGCCATGTTCCCGATTGGTCACTTGCCCAAACCGGAAGTACGCAAAATTGCAGAAGCGGCTGGCTTGTATACTGCCAAGAAAAAAGACAGCACAGGTGTCTGCTTCATCGGTGAGCGTAATTTTAAAGAGTTCCTGAGTAACTATCTGCCTGCCAAAGGTGGAGACATGGTTGATATCGTGACCGGTGAAGTCAAAGGCCGCCATGATGGTCTGATGTACTACACACTTGGACAGCGCCAAGGTCTTGGCATTGGTGGTTCAGGCAATGGTGAGCCCTGGTTCGTTGCAGACAAGAATCTGGAGAAAAATCAACTGCTTGTTGTTCAGGGCGATGCCCATGCAAGCCTGTACTCCACTGGTCTAACCGCAACGGGTGTGAACTGGATTGCTGGTACAGAGCACATGCCTAATGTGCCATACCGTTGTACTGCCAAATTCCGCTATCGTCAGCCGGATCAAGGTGTTACACTGACCTGGCAGGAAGATGGAAGTGTGGACGTGCAATTTGATCAGCAGCAAAAAGCCATCACGCCAGGACAAGCCGTTGTTTTCTACGACGGAGAAATCTGTCTGGGTGGGGGTACGATCGATCAGGTGCAAAAGGTACCTGTACCCGCAATGCAATAA
- the crcB gene encoding fluoride efflux transporter CrcB, whose amino-acid sequence MIVWISLAGVLGAVLRFSLGKWVSGLLGTTFPWGTWIINISGSLLLGLLYGWHQSVMISDVIWVIWGTGFCGAFTTFSTFGYETLGLMGRQRYASAALYVVSSVGVGVLASLAGFWLTA is encoded by the coding sequence ATGATCGTATGGATTAGTTTGGCTGGTGTACTGGGTGCAGTACTGCGTTTCAGTCTAGGCAAATGGGTCTCGGGCTTGCTGGGAACGACTTTTCCATGGGGGACATGGATCATTAACATCAGTGGTTCATTGTTGCTGGGGCTGTTATACGGGTGGCATCAATCGGTAATGATCTCAGATGTAATCTGGGTGATCTGGGGAACCGGATTCTGCGGTGCGTTCACCACATTCTCCACTTTTGGCTATGAAACGTTAGGACTTATGGGTCGTCAACGATACGCTAGCGCGGCGCTCTATGTCGTCAGTTCGGTTGGAGTTGGGGTTTTGGCCTCCTTGGCAGGATTCTGGTTGACTGCATAA
- a CDS encoding CrcB family protein yields the protein MKELMYIGAGGFLGTLTRYAIQLAIPTVHGGFPWAVLLINAMGSLFLGWFFTIAIPGKITPQLRLAIGTGFTGAFTTFSTFTLDIVRLSEGGEWVNAALYMIASVLAGLMLCALGMSIGQRMLGSPRQEGDAS from the coding sequence ATGAAAGAGCTTATGTATATAGGAGCGGGTGGATTTCTTGGGACATTAACCCGATATGCCATACAGTTAGCGATACCAACTGTCCATGGGGGGTTCCCTTGGGCAGTGCTGCTAATCAATGCAATGGGAAGTCTTTTTTTAGGATGGTTCTTTACCATCGCTATTCCAGGCAAAATAACACCACAACTTCGACTGGCAATTGGCACAGGTTTTACCGGCGCATTTACGACGTTCTCCACGTTTACATTGGATATTGTTCGTTTATCCGAAGGGGGCGAATGGGTGAATGCCGCCCTTTATATGATCGCAAGTGTGTTAGCAGGATTAATGCTTTGTGCGTTGGGAATGAGCATCGGACAGCGTATGTTGGGATCGCCAAGACAAGAGGGTGATGCCTCATGA
- a CDS encoding replication-associated recombination protein A, with protein MDLFSFQQDSKPQARLLADRMRPEHLDEYIGQEHIIGPGKLLRRAIEADQISSILLYGPPGCGKTTLAHIISQQTQGQFVRLNAVEASVKDVREVIEQAQTNKQLYGTKTILFLDEVHRFNSSRQDALLPAVEKGTIIFIGATTENPFHYVNGALMSRSTLFQLESLNKDHSLIAMRRALSDADKGLGFMELQADDEALEHIATMANGDIRRALNALELAALTTPPEKDGSIHITLGVAEESIRRPIVKADESTQYDVLSAFHKSIRGSSDAALFWFLYAVEKLGMDPMTFIRRLIAASSEDIGLANPQAMTQAIGALDAYRNNGWPEAKLNIAQAILFAVESPKSNAVYTAISKAMNAIDEVKSAEVPLHLRDTHYSGAVKLGHEGYQYPHNYPGHYVKQEYLPKQLSRRVFYEATEQGNESKIRLNQQRRREF; from the coding sequence ATGGATTTATTTTCGTTTCAGCAGGACTCCAAACCACAAGCCAGATTGCTCGCGGACCGCATGCGGCCAGAGCATCTGGATGAATATATTGGACAGGAACATATTATTGGACCGGGGAAATTACTACGGCGCGCCATCGAGGCGGATCAGATTTCGTCCATCTTGTTATATGGCCCTCCGGGATGTGGCAAGACAACCCTGGCACATATTATTTCTCAGCAAACGCAGGGACAGTTCGTTCGCCTGAATGCAGTGGAAGCTTCTGTCAAGGATGTGCGTGAAGTCATCGAACAGGCGCAAACGAACAAACAGCTGTATGGAACCAAAACCATTTTGTTCCTCGATGAGGTGCATCGGTTTAACAGCTCACGTCAGGATGCGTTATTGCCAGCGGTAGAGAAGGGCACGATTATTTTTATCGGCGCGACGACAGAGAATCCCTTTCATTACGTCAATGGGGCCCTAATGAGCCGTTCAACTCTGTTCCAGCTAGAATCGCTGAACAAGGATCATTCCCTTATTGCGATGCGCAGAGCATTGAGTGATGCGGACAAAGGTCTGGGGTTCATGGAATTACAGGCAGACGATGAGGCGCTTGAGCATATTGCCACGATGGCCAATGGGGATATTCGGCGTGCGCTTAACGCACTTGAACTGGCTGCGTTGACGACGCCACCGGAGAAGGATGGCTCCATTCATATTACGCTTGGTGTAGCTGAAGAGTCTATTCGGCGCCCTATTGTGAAGGCCGATGAATCTACCCAGTATGATGTGCTGTCTGCTTTTCACAAGAGTATCCGGGGTTCTAGTGATGCGGCGCTGTTCTGGTTTCTATACGCGGTGGAGAAACTCGGTATGGACCCAATGACCTTCATCCGGCGCCTGATTGCAGCGAGCAGTGAAGACATTGGACTTGCGAACCCGCAAGCCATGACCCAGGCCATTGGAGCACTTGATGCATACCGGAATAACGGCTGGCCCGAAGCCAAGCTGAACATCGCACAAGCGATTCTGTTCGCGGTCGAAAGTCCAAAATCCAATGCGGTATACACCGCCATCTCCAAAGCCATGAACGCCATTGATGAAGTGAAATCGGCAGAAGTTCCGCTGCACTTGCGAGATACGCATTATTCGGGTGCCGTGAAACTTGGACATGAGGGCTATCAATATCCGCACAATTATCCGGGGCATTATGTGAAGCAGGAATATTTACCAAAACAGCTTTCACGTAGAGTATTCTATGAGGCAACGGAACAAGGCAACGAATCGAAGATCAGGCTGAACCAACAGCGGCGCAGGGAATTTTAA
- a CDS encoding LysR family transcriptional regulator has translation MESGDLRIFQCVAQEGNLTKAAAKLGYVQSNVTARIRHLEAEVGTTLFIRHNRGMTLSPAGEMLLTYADKIIGLLNDASKALRATSTPSGPLRIGSTQTAAAVRLPELFAKYYQQYPEVSLSLATGNSQMLIDQVIGYEMEGAFIGCSCDHPDIESIDVFDEELFVVSSGVGPGEELTRKPILVYSMGCSYRQILEEWLNSSGVNRPVIMEFGTLEAIISGVTSGMGISLLPEIVIRQQIANGNLRKHSLPSGISRMMTRFITRKDAFVSSALGAFIAMLPQEYDMIESGNTSEV, from the coding sequence ATGGAGAGCGGGGATCTTAGAATATTTCAGTGTGTTGCACAGGAAGGGAATCTGACCAAAGCTGCTGCTAAGCTGGGGTATGTTCAATCCAACGTAACGGCACGTATCAGGCATCTGGAAGCAGAAGTGGGTACAACGTTGTTCATTCGTCATAACCGGGGCATGACGTTATCTCCAGCCGGAGAGATGCTGCTGACGTATGCGGATAAAATTATTGGTTTGCTGAATGATGCTTCCAAGGCACTACGGGCGACAAGTACACCATCAGGTCCGTTGCGAATAGGGTCTACTCAGACGGCAGCAGCAGTTCGTTTACCTGAGCTTTTTGCAAAATATTATCAACAGTATCCCGAAGTGTCCTTGTCACTGGCTACGGGTAATTCGCAGATGCTTATTGATCAAGTTATTGGGTATGAAATGGAAGGGGCTTTCATTGGTTGTTCCTGTGATCATCCCGATATCGAGTCCATCGATGTATTTGATGAAGAGTTATTTGTGGTCTCGTCGGGTGTGGGGCCCGGAGAAGAGCTTACCCGTAAGCCGATCCTTGTCTACAGCATGGGATGCTCCTACCGACAGATTTTAGAGGAGTGGTTGAACTCAAGTGGGGTAAATCGTCCAGTGATTATGGAGTTTGGAACGCTGGAGGCGATTATTAGTGGTGTGACGTCCGGAATGGGGATTTCTCTGTTACCAGAGATTGTGATTCGGCAGCAAATCGCAAATGGAAATCTTCGCAAACATTCGCTCCCTTCTGGCATAAGTAGAATGATGACTCGTTTTATTACACGCAAGGATGCGTTTGTCAGCAGTGCGCTTGGCGCATTTATAGCTATGTTACCACAGGAGTATGATATGATAGAGAGTGGTAATACATCAGAAGTGTAA
- a CDS encoding SDR family NAD(P)-dependent oxidoreductase: MTYWKNRVALITGGGTGIGRAVSLMLAKRGALVAVNYSRSKDAASETVQHILHTGGHAFAVQANVANDLDVRRMVTTITETYGPITALVNNAGITQHIPLHDLESVTDDVWNELVDVNVKGMFHCVRAVTEGMRQAGGGSIVNLGSIAGSTGSGSSLPYAVSKAAVHGLTLSLAHALSPHIRVNAIVPGAVATRWWAGNKERMHRLGGEVLLQKIASPEDIAHMICAALEQQSMTGQLITVDSGQTL; the protein is encoded by the coding sequence ATGACATACTGGAAAAATAGAGTTGCTTTGATCACAGGTGGCGGAACAGGCATAGGCCGTGCTGTAAGTCTAATGCTGGCTAAGCGTGGAGCGTTGGTCGCCGTCAACTATTCGCGCTCCAAAGATGCAGCAAGCGAGACTGTTCAACACATTTTGCATACGGGCGGCCATGCATTCGCCGTTCAAGCTAATGTTGCCAATGATCTTGATGTCCGGCGCATGGTCACCACAATAACTGAAACCTATGGCCCCATTACTGCACTTGTAAATAACGCCGGAATCACGCAGCACATCCCTCTGCACGACCTGGAGTCTGTTACAGATGACGTCTGGAATGAGCTGGTGGATGTGAATGTGAAAGGCATGTTTCATTGCGTGCGTGCAGTGACGGAAGGCATGAGACAGGCTGGTGGGGGTTCCATCGTGAATCTGGGCAGCATTGCAGGCAGTACAGGTTCTGGCTCATCCCTCCCTTACGCCGTCTCCAAAGCGGCAGTTCACGGCCTGACCTTATCCCTTGCGCATGCACTCTCACCACACATTCGGGTGAATGCTATCGTCCCTGGCGCAGTTGCTACAAGGTGGTGGGCTGGAAACAAGGAGCGAATGCATCGTCTCGGTGGAGAAGTATTATTGCAGAAAATTGCCTCGCCTGAGGATATCGCACACATGATCTGTGCTGCGCTTGAACAGCAATCCATGACCGGGCAGCTCATTACTGTAGATAGTGGACAAACGTTATGA
- a CDS encoding EamA family transporter, with protein sequence MNSRHEKGIRTIQPLKYTILIILTTLIMGTSFPVGKIGMLYAPPFLLMGLRYVLAGSLMAWYLRKRPLPAQWQSWLKIILIGLFQSAGVMGCAYYSMNWITSGESAIITFTNPLLVIILSALLYRLTYRFSQWIGVMLGFMGIMLTFGWQMSFSPGTWIGFGGAISFAVSTMLIKRWGDDYDTFVLTAYQMLAGGAALLLLSVWTEHPHFIVNTTSVIVLLWLTLVCSIMQFSLWFYLLQHSDPAQTSSYLFLAPFFGVLSSWILLGEHVQWFALAGGLLIAIGIFLVNRRSSRMGNRVT encoded by the coding sequence ATGAACTCCAGACATGAAAAAGGTATCCGCACCATCCAACCCTTGAAGTATACAATTTTGATCATTTTGACAACGCTAATCATGGGTACTTCGTTTCCAGTCGGCAAGATCGGTATGTTATATGCTCCACCTTTCCTGCTCATGGGTCTACGTTATGTACTGGCAGGCAGCTTGATGGCCTGGTATCTACGTAAACGTCCATTACCTGCCCAGTGGCAGTCTTGGTTGAAAATAATCCTCATTGGCCTGTTCCAATCCGCAGGAGTGATGGGCTGCGCCTACTACAGCATGAACTGGATTACCTCTGGCGAATCGGCCATTATTACATTTACCAATCCGTTGCTGGTCATTATCCTCAGTGCTCTCTTATATAGACTGACCTACCGCTTCAGTCAGTGGATCGGTGTTATGCTCGGTTTCATGGGGATTATGTTAACCTTTGGATGGCAGATGAGTTTTAGTCCTGGCACCTGGATTGGATTCGGTGGTGCGATCTCCTTTGCCGTGTCCACAATGCTTATCAAACGCTGGGGCGATGACTACGATACTTTTGTCTTAACAGCCTATCAGATGCTCGCGGGAGGTGCTGCGCTTCTTCTACTGAGCGTATGGACTGAACATCCTCACTTTATAGTGAATACCACCTCGGTGATCGTACTGCTCTGGTTAACGCTTGTTTGCTCCATCATGCAATTCTCGCTTTGGTTTTATTTGCTGCAACATAGTGATCCGGCTCAAACCAGTTCCTATCTGTTCCTGGCACCATTCTTTGGTGTATTGTCGAGTTGGATCTTGCTGGGAGAACATGTCCAGTGGTTTGCATTGGCAGGTGGTTTACTCATTGCTATCGGCATATTCCTGGTGAACCGTCGCTCGTCCAGAATGGGAAATAGGGTAACATAA
- a CDS encoding UvrD-helicase domain-containing protein gives MSDSFQSAYQEEEYRLERTMEEVDSQLQRLQNIPVYTGHDFTEQVLEAGREERRTALSKSAQQPYFGRLDFEEQGSGARKPLYIGKVGVDREEVGEHPLVIDWRAPVASLFYSFTGGEASATYEAPEGLIEGLVYLKRNVVIRQRILERVADTYNRDSDQPAVSDEFLVYRLGENKDNKLRDIVSTIQAEQDLIIRAARNTALIIQGVAGSGKTTVALHRLAFLLYQYKEQVSAEKMVIFAPNHMFLDYISDVLPELGVGDIQQRTFPDWAMNLLGLEMPLANTSDTLNTWFETPDARPELNDDVPGRYKGSIRFMELIREWLSGMEADSVPDMDFSPWDGKVLSKTEIENWFGEEYKHYPLAKRKERVMARVHRWIEMELKKPMPEAVRKERKKKASTREKAYAKKWPQYEPLTLYKQLFKAAKGGTVPTSLSGLIPKLVMKQTAADLKQDIVREEDLPALVYIHTLVHDIEGSERFDHVVIDEAQDFSPFHVALLDQFVKGHSFTILGDLSQGIHEYRGVHAWDEMSSLFPEEQNAYFALTRSYRSTMEIIDYANTILERGVKSGITAIPVFRSGDPVRTLAYGGDGRTASLEQALKVLTVKDYRTVSILTRTLHEAEELHRELQAAGWDLNLIDGGKKQYTGGHSVLPVYLSKGLEFDAVIVADVDQKHYLPNAGDAKLLYVGCTRALHELWLFHDGDLPEYAAATHNPGGEPVTIQGWPELG, from the coding sequence ATGTCAGACAGCTTTCAAAGTGCCTATCAAGAAGAAGAGTACAGGTTAGAGCGAACGATGGAGGAAGTGGACAGTCAGTTGCAACGACTGCAAAATATTCCGGTGTATACCGGCCACGACTTCACAGAACAAGTGCTGGAAGCTGGACGCGAAGAGCGCCGCACCGCCTTGTCCAAGAGCGCGCAGCAACCCTATTTCGGACGCTTGGATTTCGAAGAACAGGGCAGTGGTGCACGGAAACCGCTGTATATTGGCAAAGTCGGCGTAGACCGCGAAGAGGTGGGAGAGCATCCGCTCGTCATCGACTGGCGTGCTCCTGTCGCCAGCCTGTTTTACTCATTTACAGGAGGCGAAGCCTCCGCAACGTATGAAGCCCCAGAAGGGCTAATTGAAGGTCTGGTGTACCTGAAACGAAACGTTGTCATTCGACAGCGGATATTGGAACGTGTGGCGGATACATATAACCGTGACAGCGACCAGCCAGCGGTATCTGATGAATTCCTCGTTTATCGTCTGGGAGAGAACAAGGATAACAAGCTCCGTGACATCGTATCTACGATTCAGGCGGAGCAGGATCTGATCATTCGTGCGGCGAGAAACACCGCATTGATCATTCAGGGTGTGGCTGGATCCGGGAAAACAACGGTTGCCCTGCATCGGCTGGCCTTTTTGCTGTATCAGTACAAGGAGCAGGTATCTGCGGAGAAAATGGTTATTTTTGCACCCAACCACATGTTCCTGGATTACATCTCGGATGTGCTCCCGGAACTCGGAGTAGGGGACATCCAGCAACGGACATTCCCGGATTGGGCGATGAACCTGCTGGGGCTGGAGATGCCTTTGGCGAATACGTCAGATACGCTCAACACCTGGTTCGAAACACCAGATGCACGGCCTGAATTGAATGATGATGTACCTGGACGGTATAAAGGATCGATCCGTTTCATGGAACTTATTCGAGAGTGGCTGTCGGGGATGGAAGCGGACTCCGTACCGGATATGGATTTCAGCCCATGGGATGGTAAGGTGCTTAGCAAGACGGAGATTGAGAACTGGTTTGGTGAGGAATACAAACATTATCCGCTGGCCAAACGCAAAGAACGGGTCATGGCGCGGGTTCACCGCTGGATTGAGATGGAACTTAAGAAACCGATGCCAGAAGCTGTGCGTAAAGAACGCAAGAAAAAAGCATCTACTCGTGAGAAAGCTTATGCCAAAAAATGGCCTCAATACGAGCCGCTTACGTTATACAAACAGCTGTTCAAAGCTGCAAAGGGTGGCACAGTGCCAACCTCGCTCAGCGGGCTTATTCCAAAATTGGTCATGAAACAAACGGCAGCAGATCTGAAGCAGGATATCGTCCGTGAAGAGGATCTGCCTGCATTGGTATACATCCATACATTGGTTCATGATATTGAGGGTTCGGAGCGGTTCGATCATGTCGTAATCGATGAAGCGCAGGACTTTTCCCCTTTTCATGTGGCGTTATTGGATCAGTTCGTCAAAGGGCATTCCTTCACCATACTGGGTGACTTGTCCCAGGGGATTCATGAGTACCGTGGTGTTCATGCGTGGGATGAGATGAGTTCTCTGTTTCCTGAGGAGCAGAATGCATACTTTGCATTGACCCGAAGTTATCGTTCAACGATGGAAATTATCGACTATGCCAATACGATTCTGGAACGTGGTGTCAAGAGCGGAATTACGGCGATCCCTGTTTTCCGTAGTGGTGATCCGGTTCGGACATTGGCTTATGGAGGCGATGGGCGGACGGCGAGTCTGGAGCAGGCTTTGAAGGTGTTAACGGTCAAAGACTACCGAACGGTCTCCATCCTGACCCGTACCCTGCATGAAGCAGAGGAACTTCATCGTGAACTGCAGGCCGCAGGCTGGGATCTGAACCTGATCGACGGTGGCAAAAAGCAGTACACGGGCGGACACTCCGTTTTACCTGTTTATCTGTCCAAAGGGTTGGAGTTTGATGCCGTTATCGTGGCAGACGTAGATCAGAAGCATTATCTGCCGAATGCCGGTGATGCAAAGCTGCTGTACGTGGGGTGTACACGGGCCTTGCACGAATTGTGGCTCTTCCATGATGGTGATTTGCCAGAGTACGCGGCCGCAACACATAATCCGGGCGGCGAGCCCGTAACTATTCAGGGTTGGCCAGAACTTGGGTGA